The segment cacttcccaactgacctcttgcctaattgccactagcccgcaacgctccacaaccaatggagatataaaagaatcagtagctcctgaatcaaataatatagatacactgctacctctgatcatacctgctacctcaataaccgtggcctgatgctctacctggcggttgtcaactgctgcgaagaccctatgggacttgcccatgtccccaactgtcggctctgatgctgccatcctctgattccctgccatctgaccctgaggacactctctcgccatgtgtcccatggctccacatgtgaagcaagcgcctcgtgcctgaaactgcactccctgaggtctggagaaagactgtcccccggttctactagaaccactgtacccacctctagaggactgctgagtcctcgccagAGGTGTGTATGGACcctgagatctctgatctcgcctctgtccctgtgactgccactgcttgggcttcgtaccctgctgactctgcggaggcctttgcctctggttttgctgtgactgctgcagaggagggggtttggagaaccccgatgagtgcctgttgttacctttccaatggggtttctgaaacccataagtctgtggtgcagggttacggttctggaaccgatccttcgagtcctgtggtctggcctgaatctcctcggctatcaaagccttctccacggcaacctggaggctccctggagtggccattctcactggtcctactatgccggaattcaatcctctgataaatcggttgacgagaagcttttcatctttcaggtagtctacataaggtaagagttcaaagaacttgttctcgtactgtgtcactAAAAGACCCTTCtattggaggtcatgaaactcatccaccctgcgctgtctgaaatgctctgataagtacctctccctgaacctctctgtgaaaatctcccaagtgagggtctctatctctaagccacacttatattcttcctgtctccaccatgtggaggctgttccttgCAATAGATGAACCGTTGCACGttcttttagattgctctcataagagtgcaatgcaaagcacctatctaggcttaaaagccatgcctctgcctctaccccatcggtagatcccccaaacgatggtggctgaagacgcataacctctctaattagatcccctggatcccgacgtgccctctcaatatacactggtgctacggctggaggtggtgctggtaggtgaatgggttcgggctcatgcccagcctgactctctacgggattaggaggtggactcctacttcattcccgttctactgttctatgacttcctgagttctggttctcaacattgcgatctactgccggaagcctatcctgaactatgccaatcaggttctgaagagctaccaagatgtctcggtttgggtcaactgattgttcgggaggagctgctgggttcacttcctgaaccgattcctccctaatgacctcttcacgTGCCATGCGTtcatgcctagggcctctaccacgtttgcgagcttgtcgcgtagttggaggcatcctttttaggaaaataaaataaaatgaaataaataactatttttaggagaaaataatttagctaatttaaaaataaaattaaatacaatttaattaattaaaaaattatagcgaaacataatggagtaaggttcctagtgttgacaaccttgctctgataccaaaatgtcatgcccaacttttgggcatgaacggaataattttttttttgaaatacttaactaattaatgACTTACTTAACTAATATATTACAACTTGGTTTGGTCATAACTATATTTGTGTAAAACAGGTAATTAAGTTCAATTAAGCGATAAAGTTAACTAAATCATCTACGAGCTAAAATTTCCCCCAAAACGAATAACACTAATCTTCATTAACAAATAATTAGAATCTTAAGTATAACgattaatctcaaatttaaacgctttaaaatttatcttatcttcCTTAACCCACTAGGATTCTAAGTTTAATTATCCTCGTTATTAAAAcaccttattaaaataaaatccccaaaatttaaaaatactttataatcttgtacttaaatggccctcttggccctacaaatAATATtgcttatacttttttttttttttttttttgagtctaATCCACCAAATATAAAAATCCTCTTATAAAATTTCTTCTACCTTTGCCCAATatttaacaaaaatattcaaaacttaaTTTTACATCTAACAAATTTAATtccaattaaatatcaatttaactccacttttatatatatatatatacatatatatacatttttatataattatttatatatttacttATAACCTCATATATATGAGTTTATGATTATATACCAAAAAGGAGGGGGAAAAAGTGGGACTTTTAttccccttttttaaaaaaaaataattcccCCTTTTTAAATATGCTTCCCACCACACCCATTTTTATTTCAAATGCTTtgtgtgtgtttgccctaacccgaaactagggttagggcaaatatgTTATTTCCtagcttctttttttttcttttctagtgCTGTGTGTGTGAGTGAAAGCCCattacccctttttttttttagcTTGTGTTTGTGGGTGCTGCGTGCAGGTGGGGTCTTTTGAGCGGCGGAGGAAGGGAGAGGGCGAGTGAGCGGAGGAGAGGAGTGGGAGAAGCGGCGGAGTTTTCTGTTTGTTGAAGCCGCGGTGTGGGAGTAGGAGACAGGCGGAGCGGGGGGGGGAGAGCCGACAGCGCGGGGCACCGtcggctgcggacggcgccgcccgTAGGCTGCGGCTCCCGTAGGCTGCGGACGTCGCCGCCCAcagtctgcgggtgccgcaggctgcggccgccgccgccCGAGAGCGCGGCCCCCGCGGTTCTTACAAACATGGCCTTTGATTATTCAAACGTTGATTCATTTCTTTCTTTCGGGGTTTAGTAATATGTTAACAAGGTGATTAATAAGAATACAAGGTTAATAATccaacatgatatatatatatatatatatatatatatatatatatatgtatatgtgtgtgtatatatatatatatatttatttatatatatatcattgaATTTTCTTTCTGTCTAACAGATTTATATGCAATAAACTTCTTTACAAGGCATGAACcagtttattatatatatatatataatgtggaaATAGATTTAGTATAACACATTTTTGTTTCTTTATCTGTTATATAACAGAATAATAGAATAACATGCAAGAgataatgtatataaatatatatatttttgctaCTCTTTAAAGCTAAGTTCCATTTAGGCTTCTATTTTCGTCTGAAACTTCAAGTGCATATAGAAGGATTCCTAATGGTTATTTATATTTTGAATAATGAGGAAACATGTATTTCTTCATTTATTACAGCAACATTAACATAACCAAATGTACATGTAGAGAACAGAAATAAGTTTTCATTTGTCCAATAAACTAAAACCAGATGCAAGTCTTTTTTTGATAAGGAAAATAGACTAACTAGAATAAGATTCATTTCAGCTTGAATAGATAAATAATAacagatttaattaaatttgcagcaAACTATTTAACTTAAAGAAATATGGAGtaacaactatatatatattattttttctttaatgaaaaacATGAAGATCTAATGCAACTAACACATTTCTTTCTCTTTTTGCAAAACTACCAAAGTAGGGAAAAATACTATGTATTTCATTAACAGATGTAGATACAAATGAGCATGGTTACAAAGGGGTTTTGAAATTAaaacaactacattttcctttccatgaTAATAGAAATACATTGCTTTACTTTTTTGGAAAATAAACACAACAATGACTTTCTCTTTCTTTTATAAGCTAATATTGAATACAAAAATTCTTCTTTCCTTGTAAATAAACACAATCTAGCTCACTTTTTCTTTCCTTTACAAACTCCAAAAGTGAATACATTGTCTTATTAactttttctgcaacataaaacagccacatagctctttaatccttcttttcccaccccatgcaacctgcaataaaacacatctttgaccatggagagctcacctcccagcctaggcttactagaagccacccccgagcttggagaaccaagcactagatgggttacaaacaagcaaactctacaacaaacataggaagacactcaacatacaaatttcccatcccaagctacactttcaccacattcatggtgactcttccatgggtggaagtggaccaagtaccaatggggagattgcaagccaaatacaacacaagccacctcatggcaatacaaatgcaacaaaatacttccataatccttatgccccccaaaaggctcaaggccatatttactccccttatgacccccaaatgcatacacaaggctatgcaacaagggtcacaaggacacccttgagatcactctccataaggagagcctctcacccaaggctgtcatactccttccaccccaagatcttcctaccctcccaagagtaggggatcttggacactcccaaaaacaacaagaacacaaaacaaaacacatagaaatgaactacacattctttacttcaacaaaaacttcataaaacactttctttacaagcaactcttttcttctacaaaacaacataaactaactcatacaacataaacaagaggagataagaagaaaccaaccttatcttgccaataggtatgctaaaattagttggggatgagctgcccaattccacacaaacttttctccaaattcctccaaaaattctattctcccactaatttttcaaatcaaagcataatctccaaaaatggagagtgggtgattactcactaagtctccaattcttgcctaagaaggcctctcacacacttcccaaccccttgggtgaggtgagagttcccattggttgcccttcccaaactcttgcacattaccGAAATTGGAAgggggaaaaggtggaagaagatggggaagagagtttgacatcaaaagagaaggttgtctatccaaggaggaaccttctaagttgaattttcgttcatcttggaaacaccactttttgaagtgactaaatagtcacatgggagaagccacatgtttcaaaatacccctaacccataggtataccctttggacctttggaaaagccctaaaactgaccctaggagtccattaaaccctttggaaacccaactgaagtttacctacgggtcaaacttgagttgaccactcccaagacccaaggcaaatttgggaccacactcatgtttttgaatggctttggtagaaacaaaactccctccaagagacaagtcaaaatcaatgacactaatcagcacatgtgtcaagtgacacaataaaaatacaatataaaaatcacacatggaatttgtctcttgtaggattacacatatacatataaattaattttaacactcaagcattatacacttcacaaataaaatacattacaatgtggtgttgtctctccaaatagacaactcccggcttaacaaacgcacattggtctaggcttggttctccatataaattccatggtcacatggataattttcctgtgcatctcaattaacacattagtaattccaaataatcacatttatacataataaaatacatggattccattgcacatcaaacactcatacatttggcaacaataattcaatatctcattcgttcaaattcaatttcacataagcaattaacataattttccaaaattgaaccactcataaataagcatcatttttctatcatcaaaatgaaatcctgcaaatttgcaataatgacattcaccatcataaggTAATTCTATtatagtaacatatctaaagtttcataatcatcatgcatgaaataaagcatcaacatatgtcagtgtgatccaaatcatggaatcatataagttctaagtccataaagcataaaataaagcatccataatagtctcaatatgcaaataactgaaaatgtcaaactgagtcggggtagggcctcacattaatATTGTATTTTAGATAAATACAATCAAGGTATCGACGAATGTAAATTAGATGCAGTACAGAGTTTAACAAACGAGGACATCGTGGTGAAGGCAAAGGCGGTGGAAGTTAAATGAATTTGGTGAGGAAATGCTGTTTTAAATTCGATGCAGATGTTTAACAACAATGAGTGCTCATTTGGTGAAGAATTAAATCCTCGTTTAGACTTCACATAGACTATTGTTCATTGGAATGCTTATATAGGTTGCACCTTTAATGTTGAAGCTTGTAACCAGTTTATCCATTGAGAGGAAACGATGTCAGATGGTCCTCGTCCCAATGTTCCAGCAGGTCGAGGTCCCAATATAATACCAGCAGGTCGAGGTCCCAATGCTCCAGCAGAAGGTCCTCGTCCCAATGCTCTAGCAGGTCGAGGTCCCAATATAATACCAGCAGGTCGAGGTCCCAATGCTCCAGCAGAAGGTCCTCGTCCCAATGCTCTAGCAGGTCGAGGTCCCAATATAATACCAGCAGGTCGAGGTCCCAATGCTCCAGCAGAAGGTCGTCGTCCCAATGCTCCAGCAGGTCGAGGTCCCAATATAATACCAGCAGGTCGAGGTCCCAATGCTCCAGTAGAAGGTCCTCGTCCCAATGCTCCAGCAGGTCAAGGTCCCAATATAATACCAACAGGTCGAGGTCCCAATGCTCCAGTAGGTCAAGGTCCCAATATAATACCAGCAGGAAACAATGTCAGAGGAAACGATGTCAGAGGAAACGATTGAAAAATGTCCATGGTtctgaagaagaaaaaaaagaagccAAACAAAAGAAGTAGGTTCTGGTAAAGGTCCTGGCAAATGTCCGTGATTTATGAGGAGTATAGTTCCACCATAAATAAGCCAGTCATGCACTGTTTTCTCTAAGCCTAACTAAGGGAACTTTTTTTTATAAGTAGGGAAAGGACTCCAACCTAGTTGTTATTAAAAGCATGTTTTTAGTTAGTAGTTATTTTACAGTTATTTTACAATTATATTATAAAGGTGAAATTATCATCTCTTTACATTTTGTATTCATCATTTATGTCACATTGTGTGAGTTAATAAGTACATGGTGAAGATAGTCTTTATTTCCTTCATGTCTCTAATAACATGAATGAGATCATTATGTAGGTGGGTTTCATGTCCATCTTTGATGACACACAGCACCACCATAAAAATCATGACTTAATTTACTAGAGGAATTATTGTTACTCCTTACTTGAACCACCATAGTTGGATATTTCTAGTGTCATCCCCTAAGAAAATACACTTGGTAGTGTATTATTACCTTAGCTAAGCATAAGGACTAACTTTAATGATTGGTAGAGTGTaaaatgatatttcattttttggttgaaggaaaaaatgatcaaggctctatggatttaagctattacattatttttcatattcttaTTACTAAAACTATTCTTGATATGTCAAATTATACACCACATGCATGTAAATATCCACAACATACTTGATATGTAAGAACATACTCACAAGGGAATAATGTATCATGTTCATTAGTTTCTAAATTTAATCATTCAAAgaataaatatctaaatatatggTCCTTTAAACTATGAGTTCCAACTTACTTTCAAATAACTTAAATATCTTGGTACATATAATTTGGATCCTCTCTATATTTTATTCTCCCTAAGATCCTTTCACGATCTTCAATAAGAAACCTCCACTTTTGTTGGCCATGACCTCTTTTTGGCAAAGTTTCTATTTTTATCTATCTATGTtagttgataataggtgccttcaacaagGAATGATCTAGTGGGATATTCTTGCCCTTCACCATCTTCCATTGTTTGTAGCATGCATCTttgtagataataatctacaccttgTGTATTGTCAAGACTAGCAACCATAACGAAAACATCACTTGTAGACCACAAGTTACAATCACTTATAGTACAAAAGTAAATTTTGATTTACAAACTTAATGGAGTTAAATTTTGCATTTAGATAAAATACACGTACCTATAACTACTAAATCATAAACACATTCATAATCAACTGAATATAGATGATCATGAATATCTATAATGTGAATATCATTATAGGGTTGCATTGTGACTAATTGTTTTATTTCTCACTGTGAAACACATCCATCTCTAACGTTATCACATTGTACAATATTTGTGTAACtctcaatgcaatcaacacaaataCATGACTTCTCTCTCACTTGAATTGCAAGAGGCTTGCTATGTCCTATAGTCATGAGTTAAATACTACATTCAACTGTTGCTCATAAAATCTACACccaaaggttgaatttatagaatggTAAGAGCTCCAAAACAACCAATCAATTTTTCCAAAGAAGAGTCTTCATTACACATGTCCACAACCCTTGGATTGCCTCCACAGAACTTGAAAAGACATTGATTCAACTTCCAATACTTTTCCTCCAACATGGACACCTATACTTGCAAGAGAAACATTACACTAAATGTAATAAATAACTAAAAACTAAGAGACACATGTTGCCTCTTCCATAcccccacttggagaagcccataggtcacttttttttaattttcttaggtcattaaatatcttattctagacatccataagtgttgaaatcaatattaattatttatgtttacAACCCACTATTATCCTTGTTAGTGTAACCTATCCCCCTTTATGAATGCATTACAAATAATGTTGGcaaataaatattacaaaatattttctcTATACATCCTAAGTGCTTTAGGACACTTtcaaaggatgttggaaccatgtaatagaatttacaaggtagatggcacctCGATCCTAATGCAAAACTCCtaagatttatatatgatgtgcATGAGCTATTGTTAAACTTTGATTCTCTTTAATGATATAAAGTGATGTTATTGTGTAAAATATGGTAAGCTACATGGGATTCTTTTCACCATCAATTCTGGACTATATAGTTCTAAACATGTACACCACCAACAATAAATTTCCCATTCCAAGCATTAGTAATTTTCTTGAATTAAATGAAgctatatttttaataaaaaaatgccTTAAATCAATTTATCAACATGTTTGGATGAAGGAAGAAGATCCTCCTAAGACATCATTTAGGATTCATAACTCAGGTCAGAATAAGTTTCCAGTGATATCATTGGGTTATACTAATTTTCCATCTATATTTcttgttttgattaattttatctTGAAGCCACTTTGAGGTTTACATCATGCAGATTGATTGTTACATGTTCtcaaaaatatctacaactttatgtAAACCTTCCAAGTGTGGTTTTGGACTCAATGAGGAAAATTGATTACGTCACATGGTGTCGTATAAAGGAGTACATGTTGGTTCTAAAAAATAAAGGATATGGTAGAGTGGTCTATTCTTTAAACCATTGTGAACTTGAGGGGTTTCCTAGGACACACTACTTAGTATAGAGGATCTATAAATAATATTGATTGCAAGGTAGCACCCCCTATAACTCTATTGAAGAAGGATGCTTTTGACTGTAAAAAAAGAGGCTATGTGTACCACTCTAGTTCTAGCCACTTTAGACTTTACTAAGTATTTTACTATTGAGTGTGATATTTTAGGAAATGGTATAAGATTAATTCTGATGCAACTACTAGAGGCCCATTTCTTTTTAGAACCATCAGTTGAAGAGTAAGAATCAACTCAAATCCTTTTTTAGAAAGAATTGTGATATATTATTCATATAGTAAAATAATGAAGGTTGTACCTAATGAGTAGACATCTCAAAGTCAAAATCGATCATGGTTATCTTCTTTACCGAAATAAAAATGCATCACTAAGATGTGTGGTATGAATTCTGTATATTATATAAAAAGGGGAAGGACAATACTATGGCCAATATGCTATCTAAAATGTTTGTGGAGATGAGAAAATGGTTAGAGAATCCAAATGCATAGaatattcataaaaaatataaaatcttgAGACAATGCAAATGAGAACACTTATACCTTCTTCTCCTCCCTCGGATTGAACCTTAGGTGAAATGAAGAATGCGCCtcttctccacttgattggattggctccaagatgggatgtggaatgctctgcactacacaacaagattgaaTTGTATTAAAGGAtaagtgtggatgagatggatatgGCTTAGATGGGATTTTCACATTATGAGGGTACCATGGATGACTTTGGATCTC is part of the Cryptomeria japonica chromosome 10, Sugi_1.0, whole genome shotgun sequence genome and harbors:
- the LOC131859178 gene encoding uncharacterized protein LOC131859178 — encoded protein: MSDGPRPNVPAGRGPNIIPAGRGPNAPAEGPRPNALAGRGPNIIPAGRGPNAPAEGPRPNALAGRGPNIIPAGRGPNAPAEGRRPNAPAGRGPNIIPAGRGPNAPVEGPRPNAPAGQGPNIIPTGRGPNAPVGQGPNIIPAGNNVRGNDVRGND